One Diadema setosum chromosome 8, eeDiaSeto1, whole genome shotgun sequence genomic window carries:
- the LOC140231691 gene encoding urotensin-2 receptor-like, with product MGNDGLWIYSLSPNNATNDSTSSNSSQEYDDDVMFNSFLVSGFLCIFVMGVFGNSIVILLTFRPTCNVSVNTINTYIVNVAFSDLLYIFGCLFFTLTNYNKKGWMFGDIGCRLILGQDVLTMHVSTFILTIMSVERYIAVVHPMISLRYRSVTVARRVSAVIWLTGVMLTLPMVINMAQIKLDGRDKYSCKWTLDTKSSLPNYMLAVFLITFLIPSVVTATVYVLLLCHFINLVSPTHSANRRIKRSKRKVAQIIFVIVFVFWLCYIPFWSYQLIILQDETFDPNNIMGLATLVLSYLNSCVNPFLYTLLPRRYNMWRKFCSSRSRRTYTPVHVQLAAAKKPAHHASV from the coding sequence ATGGGCAATGACGGGTTATGGATATACTCTCTCTCGCcaaataacgccacaaatgatTCAACTTCTAGCAACTCTTCGCAGGAGTATGATGATGACGTGATGTTCAACTCTTTCCTTGTATCGGGATTTTTATGTATCTTTGTAATGGGTGTGTTCGGGAACAGTATTGTGATCCTATTGACTTTCCGCCCTACGTGCAACGTGAGTGTGAACACCATAAATACTTACATAGTGAACGTGGCCTTTTCTGATCTGCTTTATATTTTCGGGTGTCTCTTCTTTACACTGACAAACTACAACAAGAAAGGATGGATGTTTGGTGATATCGGTTGCCGCCTCATCCTCGGCCAGGACGTTCTCACCATGCATGTTAGCACGTTTATCCTCACCATCATGAGCGTTGAGCGGTACATTGCGGTTGTCCATCCCATGATCTCGCTGCGTTACCGCAGCGTTACCGTCGCGCGCCGCGTCAGCGCGGTCATTTGGCTGACTGGCGTTATGCTAACGTTACCCATGGTGATCAATATGGCTCAAATCAAGCTCGACGGGCGGGACAAATACTCGTGCAAGTGGACGCTAGACACGAAGAGCTCCCTCCCAAACTACATGTTGGCAGTCTTTCTCATCACCTTCCTCATCCCATCCGTTGTCACGGCAACCGTCTATGTCCTCCTCCTCTGTCATTTCATCAACCTAGTCAGTCCCACTCACTCAGCCAACCGCAGGATCAAACGCTCAAAGCGAAAGGTGGCGCAAATCATCTTTGTTATCGTCTTTGTGTTCTGGCTGTGTTACATTCCTTTCTGGTCCTACCAACTGATCATCCTTCAAGACGAGACCTTTGACCCCAACAACATCATGGGACTGGCAACACTGGTCCTGTCCTATCTGAACTCCTGTGTCAACCCGTTCCTATACACTCTCCTTCCCCGTAGGTATAACATGTGGAGAAAGTTCTGCAGCAGCCGCAGCCGACGCACTTACACCCCAGTTCACGTGCAGTTGGCGGCCGCGAAGAAGCCCGCGCATCACGCGAGTGTATAG